Genomic window (Bacillus vallismortis):
GTTGAGTATGCCCTAGTTTACTCCTCCAATATTTAAAATTAAAACCGGTTTTATTTGTTTCCATTTTTCGGAAACGTTATTATCAAAGACATAATCCGTTTGAAACTTCCCATTAGTGATAATTGTTGCATGTATTTCAAAGAAAAAATGATGTATTTAAAAAATTTAAGATTTTCATGACGATCCCTCCGTTCTGTTTAGCTTTATGATATTGTGAAGTTGTTTTAAATTGGGAATGTTGTTTTATACTCAAAAACTTCAGCTGCAAGCAGATGCATCGTGTACCCAGCATTCTTTTGAAAGTCCATGCGAATAAACCTAATACAGTTAACACTAAGATGATCTCAACAATTGTTAAAATAGACATTTTTACTCCTTACTGTTTACCTCGACACTTGCCGTCCAAACACTTGCGCTCTAAAATTAGACGAATAATATTAACAACGAATGAGCAAGAAATAAGAATAGAATGGAAAACTCATTTTACATATCCATATTCTCATTAATAAAGGTTAACATTTTCACAGTAAACATTTATATCCTATTGTGTATAAACTGTATTTTTGTTTCTATTAAACACCTTCGCCGTTTCTCTTATTCTTACGCCAACAGCGAGCTATTACTGCTGGTATTAATAGCAGAGTACCGACAAAAAGCAACATACAAAAGATGACAAACAGTGCTCCTGTACCCGGCATAATTTCTTCGTAGGTTATAAAGCGTTCCTCCCCCTGCAGGACGAAAAACCGAGAATTTTCGAGAAAAGCTAGATGAAAGGCGATAGATGTCCATAAACTTCCTGTTACAATACGCAAAAGTTGAAGGATGAATCCAAAAGATAACAATAAAATGATGTAATCTAATGTGATAGCTGGTGATTCAATTCCTGCTATATATTGCAAACCACCTACAGTTATAGGTGCAAGCACAAATAGGATCGGCTGCAGGAATAAAGCTATAAAACAGTTAAACCGCCTGTTTAGAGCGTAGTACACCGTACCTCGAAAAGTTAATTCCTCTGGAAAAGCTTCATAAAAGAAAGCGATTATCATATTTAAGAGCAATACTGTAACCAAATGACCAGAGAAGTGAAATCGTGTAATGTTGATCCACCCTAATAAATGAGCGATAGCAAATCCAGATCCAGAAAGAATAATCACATACATTGCTCCCATAATGGCTTTCGGAATGGCTTGCCGCCACCCAGACAGTCCGAGAGAGCAGAATGGTCTACTAGAAAACCGTTTAAGAATAATGTAGAGCAACGGGACAGTAACTAGTGTCACTAAGCCTGCTTGGATACCTTGCTGCAAGAGCTTGGAAGCTCCTGCCTGGCGTGCCATTGAACCGACAAAAGTTGCAAAAAACAGCGCAAAAACGAACGTTCCCCAGCTGAAAAAAACAGCCGCCAGCCATTTAAGATGATTGTTTTGTTTTCCGTTTTGGATTTGATGAAATTGCATTTTCATCCCCCTTTCACAGCATGAACAGCATCAAACAAGAAAGCAAATTGAGCAGTCGATCATTAGCTTTCTTATTACAATACGTTCCAGATGCTGTTATTGTTTCAAATATTTGAATCACCCTGCTTCCATTGTATCGCTTTCTTCCATCATAAAAAAATGCCCCATCATTTCTGGAGCATTGGTACTGATTCTATCAATCTATTGTATTCATTAACTCGAAGAAGTGTTCTGGTTTTTGGGTCTTATTTAACTCATACCATGAATGCAATGTTTCTGGTGCAAATACATCTAATTTTTTCAGTACTTCCATCGCAAATTCCAGGGGAGCTATTCCTGATGCGGTGACCAAATTCTCATCAGATACTGCAGGTCCCATCTCATAAAATGCTTCTCCTTTATAATGAGGACAGACCATTTTCAAATACGATAAATCATTGCTTGTATGCTTTCTAGAGTCTAAGTATCCATAATTCGCGAGGCCCTCGGTTGCACCACAAATGGCAGCAACAATCGTGCCAAGTTGTAAAGCTTCGCCAACTTTTTTTAAGATCGGTTGATGAATATCTTCTCCCCAAGTATTCCCTCCGGGTAAAATCAGAAGATCTTCACTCTCAAACGTACACTTATCAAGGATAATATCTGGTTTTATGCTCAGCCCTCCCATCGTCTTTATCATTTCTTTATGAGCCCCTACTGTAACTACTTTTAGAGGCGCTACATCTTTTTTAAAGTATCTCCCTGAGTTTAGTTCAGCAATTAAATAGCCATATTCCCAGTCTGACATTGTATGAAATACATAGAGATAAACTTTTTTCGTTTGCATCTATTACACTCCCATCACAGTTGATCAAGCCCATGTAGATGACTTTCGTGCCATCCTTTTAAATAATGCCCTATGGTGGAAATATATGCAATTATAAAAATCTGCTACGCTTGCCCTATGATCAATGATGTAACATTTCACATAAGGCTAACCTTTAAAATAGGTGTTTTTCTATTTTGTTCCCCCTTCTACCCTCAATGCCTTCTTAACTTATAAAAAAACAGAAAACAAGATGAATGAAAAGGGTTTTGTTAAACTAACAGTCATGGGGAACATTTCATTGGAAATATATCGATTTTACTCTTATTTTGAAATATGTATTGGACTTTATGTTTAAGCCTTACTGGTTTTAAACCCTCTTACGGATCAACGCATGCTGAAGCAAAAGCTATAGGAGAAACAAAAATGCCAAGCCGTATAACTACTATAAAATTTGTTCAGCTTGAGAAATGATTTGATGCTATGCTTGGCGTTGTAATTGACACAGGTATAAACAAGGCTATCGCCTATCGGCCAAATGAACGGTTTGCTTAAGCATCAACCTATAAAGTTCTAGCCGCAGCTGCTGCCCTGAAGAAAAACTTAATTGACAAAGACGATCTTGTTACATATTCTCCAATCACAGAAAAACACGTGGATACAGGCAGCTGCTATTCGTTACAGCGATAATACTGCTGGGAACATATTGTTGCAACAACTTGGCGGCCCTAAAGGTTTCGAAAAGTCACTGAAGCAGATTGGGATCATGTAACCAAGGCAAATCGATTCGAGACGGATCTAAATCTGCAGTTCCTGGGGATATTCGTGATACAAGCACCGCAAAAGTACTAGCAACCGACCTTAAAACTTTCACAGTGGGACAACAATCTCACGACTGACAAACCCTGACCTTAACTGATTGGATGCTTCGAACTCGATTCCCAATATTTCGTCCCGTTAAAAGACACTAACATGTCAAACCATATCTCAAAATTGGAATCTAAGTTAACTGCATCTTCAATATTATCAATTGAATCTAGATATAACATATAATCTAATCCTTTTCTTGATCTGTTTGTGTCAATGACATATCTCCCATCATAATGATATCCAATTAAGACGTATCCCTCGGGGAAATTTTGGACTTCATTGTAATCAATAATTCCTTCTGTGCAAAGTAATTCAATACCGTCAAACATTTCCATCCCATTATGTTGTAACAAAAACTCTTTATAATCATTAGGGTTTTTAAATAGACTTTTCGAGTACACTTCTATTAAGGTAAAAAAATATCGGCAGATGCACCAACATCTAACCGATCTGTAATAGAATAACTCCTTAAAAGCTTCACAGCATCCCATTTGATTCTGGAACTTCCATACTCAAACACTTTGTATTCTCTCGGTTCCGTTACATCTTCAGTCGTTGTTACAGTCAACACTTTACTAACTAGTAATGGCTTACCTGATACACTAATCGCTTTTCCCGTATAGCTATATCTATTGTTAGCTATTAAAACCGTATCGGTATACACTGTACTAGATGCATTGGCAAATTTTCTCATTATCTCTGTAAACCTCATATTCTTGTCCACTATCAACTGGATCTGACCACATTAATTCAATAGTATTTGCCGTTACTTTTGAGGCATTAAGATTTGTTGGATGGAGGTTCAACATCATCGTGTGAGGTTTACATCAATTACGTTATAAAAGGCATTAGAGGTGTCCGCAACATCCCACACCCCTAGAATGACATGATAACCACTGCGATCAGTTGGTACATAAATCTTATGAGATAGATTCGTATCGGCCCTTGAACCATCGTGATCAACAGTACCAATTAATTCAAACTCATCTCTTGTTAAAGGTTTGTTTGGATTCCAATCTTTCTTGGTTATATAATAGTGCCACTTTGTTGTTGCGTGAGGAGCAGTATAGTGCCAAGTAAAGGTGTTTAGACCCCCACGTATGTTTTGTTTTACCCAATGATCTGCAGTCTGCCTGTCTAACCCAAAATCAATTTGACCCGATCCTCCATTTGCTGATGCAATTTTCCCATCTGGTGGACCCGCTGATGGAAACCCTTTTGGTCCTTCTACCGATTGAGGATTATCAACTACGGAACCATATTTTTGAGTAGCTGCAGTCCAACCAATTATTTGTTTTTCTAATGATCCCATGTACGCTCGACTAGCAGGTTCTTTTATATACCCGTGTGCAGATACATCACCTGCAAATAAAGTAGCACCAACACCTAGAACAGCAGTTAGAACAGCACCTTTAATAAAACTCTTCATTACTAACTCATTCCTCCCTTTGTTGTAAAATTTTTCTCTTTCCTACTATAATAATTCATTACATGTGAGGTAATCTCCTTCTTTATTTTTGATCACGTGAAATTTAAAGAACTTCACGTTCCCCCAGCTCCTTTGTTCTTCAGCTTATTGACAAACACTCTTTTCATACAGCTGCCATTTTAGTTACAGATACCGAACACTTTATCAATCTCTTCTTGATCTTTTTAGCAACGCTATAAAACACATATCATCTCAATATCATTTAACCTACCGCTCGATATTGGTTCTGTATATTTTCAAAGTAATCTTGTATTGAATTTTTAATAAAACAATGCAACTTGAATCAAAAACTGCAGCTGGCTTCTTTACTTTGTTATGTTCTTTCTCCTGAATCGTCTCTAATTTCAGAATCCTTGCAAAAAAAGAATCCATTCTGCAATTCAACATTCGGCTTCATTGTCATTTAGTTTGATTTTGATTTTGATTTCATGTATTTTAAATGTAAATTTGAAATACAGTCTTGACGTTTATTTAAGAATGTCTCGATGCCTATTTTCATTGGATCATTCTTGCCTAAAATTTTGTTCTGTTTAACTAAACGTGGCACTATAATTGAACTATAGGTTAATAGAAAGAAAACAAAATATTATAAGGAGGAATTTTGTGTTTCAAACCTTAAATCATTTTTTAAAATCTTGGGAGTTCGAAGCCGGTGCAACACAGAAAATACTAAATAGTCTAACTGATGAATCACTTAAACAGGAAATAACTTCAGAAAATTGGACTTTAGGCCGTATTGCTTGGCATACTGTTGCTGCCATTCGCATCATTACCTCAAACACAGACTTAACGTTTCATGCCCCAGCTGAAGATTATCCTGTTCCTACTTCGGCGCAGTTTATAGCAGACAGTTATCATCAAGCCAGTAATGCATTTGTAGAGGCATTAAAAACCCAATGGACTGACTATACACTCCAAGAACGTATCAACTTTATTGGGCAACAATTGCCGAATGGTTCACTTTTGATGTTTTTAATTCAACATCAAAATCACCATCGAGGACAAATGACTGTTCTTATGAGACAAGCAGGGTTAAGTGTTCCAGGTATTTATGGTCCAGCAAAAGAGGAATGGACAAAATTTGGTTTGGAACCCCCGCAAATGTAATATAAAGAAATTAACCAAGCATGTTTTGATCATTCTTATTTCAAAACATGTTCTTTTCTTTTGTTCATTTATCAATGTTGTTATTAACATAAATTTGATTAATTTTTATTTCAAACCTAGACTAACTAAATAATATTGCCTGCGTGATCAGGATTATTCGACTTCATCCATTTTTGGTTAAGATCAGCTTTTCCCATTGTTTACACTTTATTTGACCCCACATTATTTTATCCATATTTTTCACATCTCTTTTCTGATTAAAATTATTGTTTTATTGAGATTCCTCATTAAAAAAAAGCGCTCTGCTTTCTGCTGCAGGTGCGCTTCATCTCTCAATATATGAGCATATATCATCATTACAGATTATTTGGACTTCATAACTCTGTCTTATAGTTGCTGAATCTTTGTTAAAAACTTCTACCTGCTCAACCTTTAAAAACTAAGACGGTATGCCGCCAATATAATTACAACATTAACTAAGAAATTCCTATAACATTGTTCTTCGGGTTTGCATATGAAGGGCTAATTTAGTCCTCAAGCGAATCCTACAAAGAATGATCTCCCCGGCATATAACTTATCCCGTCATAAGCGAATTGTCATGGTATAGGATGTATATTTTGTTTGTATCGCCAATGTTGCTGCATTCAATAAAAGAACTTTTGTTGAAGAGGTAAGACTTATAAATTATTAATAGTTTATTTCCACTCTTCTTCTAAAATAGCGTAATAATATTCATCCCACCATTCATTGCCTTTGGGAATACATTTTTTAAAAAAGCCTTCTCTTCTCATACCGATTTTCTCCATAACTCGGTATGATGGAATATTCTCAGGCTGACATGTAGCTATAATCCTATGTAAGTTCATTTCTTTAAATCCATATTCCAAGATAGCTTGTGCTGCTTCAGAAGCGTACCCTCTATTTTGATAATTTGGATTAAACACCCACCCAATCTCATATGTATGTTCACCAAAATACTTATAAAAAACAATATGACCTATAAGATAATCTTCATCTATTAGTACTACAGGAAATTTTTCAGCTTTATCACCTTTGTTTTTATTTACAAATTCTTTAGCATCTTCTTCAGTAAAAACCCCTTCTGGTATATACTTCATAACATGAATATCTGATGTATACTCATATACAGCTTGCCAATCATTTAATTCAAATTCACGTATCAATAACCTTTTTGTTGTTATATGCATTAAAGTGACTCCCATCAAAAGTACTTAAACTTAATCTTGATTTCGATATTAAGACAACAATAACCTCTTTAAATACTATCCTTATTCAACAACTCAAAGAATTACTGACCAGTGAACAGGCCATGGGATATGATTCATGACAATAAAAGCCCCGCTCGAGCTATCAGTAAGCCTTATCGGCTTATGAGGGACTTAAATCATTCACGTAAATTCATTAAACATCTTAAGAATTAACACATTTTTCAGGAACAAATCTGTAAAAAGGAATCAACCGGAACTGATGAAAAGCTTTTTTATTTAGAGATTTACGAGATGTATTCTTGGATCTTCAGCTATCATAAAAAGTAGCGAGCCTGTTTTGATTCGAAAATCTTTTTTAAGTTCAGAGATGCAGCTAACACTACACTTCCCTGTCTCTCCGACAGCAAGTTCATAAATAAAAAATAGACCTCCCTTGAGCTTAGGAATCTTTAAGGGTTAGGTCTACACACATTGACCCTTGAGCAAGCCCTTTGATGGGCAGCTTTTTGTACAAAGCCGGGGTGTTGCCGTCCCTCGGTCTTTTTATTTTGTGCATTTCCAACAATTGCGATTCTTTTTCTTATTGGGATTACCTTTATCCTATATATCCTTGTCCGATCATCAAAAGGTAACCTTCCAATTAGCAGTCAACCGGAATACTATTGATGTGTTCTTCAGACAAATCCTCATATTTCAGTTCCTCTTCAAGTTCTTCATGGCTAAATAAATGAATTCCTCTACCTCTAGGTGTTTAATTTGATACTTCGCTTCGAAGTTTTGAAGTTCCTTAAGAGTTGCTTTGTTCATCTAAGATACTTTTTGAAATATTTACAGTCTTATAACAAAATTAGTCAATATATGTCTCCCCATTTTGTTCTTTTAATGAGAATAAATGTTCGTTTTGGCGTTCCAATTCCAAAAGATATGAACAGAACGTGATAGGCGTCCTTTTCACTGAATATAATGCCATAAATTCAAAAAAGAGGTGCCTCCGAAAAATGAATTCTCTCACGAATGATGACATGGTGAAGATTATTAGAAACGGACTTAGCGCATCACATCATCCAAAGCATATTATTGTTGTGGGAGCCGGATTGGCCGGGCTTGTATCAGCATCTTTGCTGAAAAATGCCGGTCACAGAGTAACGATTCTTGAAGCGAGCGGAAGAGCAGGCGGCCGTGTCTGCACGTTGAGATCTCCCTTTAGTGATGGTTTGTACTTTAATGTTGGTCCGATGCGCATTCCGAATATCCATATGTTAACCTTAGAATATATAAAAAAATTCAGGCTGCCAACAAATGTATTTATCAACAAAAGCCAAATGGACATCATTTACACGAACGGAATTAAAACACGTCTCCATCTTTTTGAACGAAATCCTCAGATATTAAGATACCCCGTTGCACCAAACGAACAAGGGAAAACCGCGGAAGAGCTGATGCTTTCTGTATTGCAGCCTATTCTGCATTTTATTAATCAAAATCCAGAGAGAAATTGGCGGATTGTTGAAGAACAATACAAAAATGACTCGTTAAGCTCTTTTTTAAACACATATTTTTCATATGGCGCGATCGATATGATAGGAATCCTTTTGGATATGGAAGCGTATATGGGTATGTCCCTTGTTGAAGTGTTACGGGAATCCATCTTTTTCACTTCACCAACTCACTTCTATGAAAAAACAGGCAGAATGGATCGGCTTCCTCACGCGTTTCTTCCTCAACTAAAAACAGATATTCTATACCATCAAAAAATGATGAAAATTTCTCAAAATGAGCACAGCGTTACGGTCCATTGTCAGCATCAACAAACAGCAGAGCATGTAGCGTTCACAGCTGATCTTGCTATTGTAACCATTCCTTTTTCAACATTGCGATTTGTCAAAGTCGAACCATACCATTCTTTTTCCTACTATAAACGGCGGGCAATCCGCGAACTGAACTATATAAGCGCAACCAAAATCGGCATAGAGTTTAAAAGCGATTTTGGGAAAAAGCCGGGCAGCGCGGCGGGCAATCTATTACTGATCTTCCGATTCGATTTTCGTATTATCCAAGCACTGGTATTGGAGCAAATAGACATGCTGTTGTTCTGGCGAGTTATACATGGGCAGATGAGGCACTGATGTGGGACAGTCTTTCAGAAAGAGAGCGTATTCAGTATACTTTACTGAATTTATCAGAGATATATGGCGATATTGTATGGTCTGAATTTGTGTCCGGCGCTTCTTTTAGCTGGAGTCAGAATCCTTATTCTGCGGGGGCCTTTACAGCTATGGAACCCGGACAAGAATTAGAACTGTACCCCTATATCCCTGTTCCTGAGGGAAGAACCCATTTCGCTGGCGAACATGCCTCACTCACTCATGCGTGGATGCAAGGCGCAATTGAGTCTGGAATCCGTGCCGCTTATGAAGTTAATCGTTTATCTTAGATCCTGCTCTGTGCTAAATCTTGTTGTCTATAACAAAGTAACCCTTGCATTCCTTCACCTGCCATGCTATTTCATATAGCGATGAGCTGAATTGTGTAAGCCGATGTACATGCCCTTTGCGGCGCACACGAATGTGGCGTGTCAAAAGAGGTACTACAAAGCTTTACACAGCGAAGTTCATCGCTTTTTTTATTTGGTCAGGTCACAGGTGAGGTCACGCATTTAACAATAAATCCATCTTATCTGCTGCTTCTAATTGCATTGATTGAAGTGCGTGACTATATATTCCT
Coding sequences:
- a CDS encoding DinB family protein: MFQTLNHFLKSWEFEAGATQKILNSLTDESLKQEITSENWTLGRIAWHTVAAIRIITSNTDLTFHAPAEDYPVPTSAQFIADSYHQASNAFVEALKTQWTDYTLQERINFIGQQLPNGSLLMFLIQHQNHHRGQMTVLMRQAGLSVPGIYGPAKEEWTKFGLEPPQM
- a CDS encoding CPBP family intramembrane glutamic endopeptidase, translating into MQFHQIQNGKQNNHLKWLAAVFFSWGTFVFALFFATFVGSMARQAGASKLLQQGIQAGLVTLVTVPLLYIILKRFSSRPFCSLGLSGWRQAIPKAIMGAMYVIILSGSGFAIAHLLGWINITRFHFSGHLVTVLLLNMIIAFFYEAFPEELTFRGTVYYALNRRFNCFIALFLQPILFVLAPITVGGLQYIAGIESPAITLDYIILLLSFGFILQLLRIVTGSLWTSIAFHLAFLENSRFFVLQGEERFITYEEIMPGTGALFVIFCMLLFVGTLLLIPAVIARCWRKNKRNGEGV
- a CDS encoding type 1 glutamine amidotransferase family protein, encoding MQTKKVYLYVFHTMSDWEYGYLIAELNSGRYFKKDVAPLKVVTVGAHKEMIKTMGGLSIKPDIILDKCTFESEDLLILPGGNTWGEDIHQPILKKVGEALQLGTIVAAICGATEGLANYGYLDSRKHTSNDLSYLKMVCPHYKGEAFYEMGPAVSDENLVTASGIAPLEFAMEVLKKLDVFAPETLHSWYELNKTQKPEHFFELMNTID
- a CDS encoding lytic polysaccharide monooxygenase; translated protein: MKSFIKGAVLTAVLGVGATLFAGDVSAHGYIKEPASRAYMGSLEKQIIGWTAATQKYGSVVDNPQSVEGPKGFPSAGPPDGKIASANGGSGQIDFGLDRQTADHWVKQNIRGGLNTFTWHYTAPHATTKWHYYITKKDWNPNKPLTRDEFELIGTVDHDGSRADTNLSHKIYVPTDRSGYHVILGVWDVADTSNAFYNVIDVNLTR
- a CDS encoding GNAT family N-acetyltransferase, which gives rise to MHITTKRLLIREFELNDWQAVYEYTSDIHVMKYIPEGVFTEEDAKEFVNKNKGDKAEKFPVVLIDEDYLIGHIVFYKYFGEHTYEIGWVFNPNYQNRGYASEAAQAILEYGFKEMNLHRIIATCQPENIPSYRVMEKIGMRREGFFKKCIPKGNEWWDEYYYAILEEEWK